In Debaryomyces hansenii CBS767 chromosome A complete sequence, a genomic segment contains:
- a CDS encoding DEHA2D03146p (some similarities with uniprot|P53950 Saccharomyces cerevisiae YNL054w VAC7 vacuolar protein) — protein MTSAVPQKDQSKNIKNLTIDTNDKEPERGNISENVDETKEKTVIAKENSRNNNENTSLQPTPTPSSGSDNANTSGGFKVPKKKNGTEGKQGGSGNEAYTASRIVSTDNNNSVGGTPKLNKNIITNLNKSLKAKQKIINSKEPHPKNSTIISEIINNSPKASSFPNNESESENNSHTVSGNGISNPSNNLNNSSNINVNEQPSKMNTNKDKSKRIAKQNSTRTDFFAAKLASAVDDVDTSDSDETFVYENNSNDYDNNVSQNPNNRMPLPNETASINGSIVNAGGIATTLNSPPIMEENSDGGNTQAESIHSAHSSKIPTIRSTNNSIAPADINAQSDILKSRPSQQRTGSNYSIPHLPPVIQNNEDRLHHSDTTTGKHNTIASNHSPASPYVLPSKSPSNQGLAGAERPCNYHRSNSQQANTAAASINDGYNEDGYSYDEVDDTDIIDDDYADDEYYSSQRVNDASQNNTLTGFNHNINANENGKEDAGNNSKPNVNSSLTSKVTSKKNFKSSTSSSKLRSTTSKLFDKKGSQPRRYSIIPDDIDIEDFDDELIYYDNNIRFPYNNSNQSNLTNNVNFNDSVPSINHNHRIPHYRSLNLNFSGKRNNNLKNKRYLSAGQPIEPNNNNDTDTPPNTSHTKHLNSDIFPFPYPEPHQKYYCDIDEYDEESPLNGGFHDEEAQFRSPNSRNVSGRSKHPYLSASNGHFLLPRKKSNQTLKSQRVNYIKKFIYTLISISCILSVGFIMGFLLATTKELTNVSINSFENPIVSQDELLFNIIVEAFNPGWFTVSIDEVELDIFAKSGYLSESMDSTDIGLEGLEKTNTVETVLLGTVTNLESPMTFAGGFFTREFTSQNGEIKLLRPGRNLTSLEFDKNRNESEPDNSDKWEIIAKNPFDLIVRGILKYNLPMSKVTKSVVVSKVGYIDPNQDSL, from the coding sequence atgaCATCTGCCGTGCCGCAGAAGGACCAGTCtaagaatataaagaaCTTGACTATAGACACTAATGACAAGGAACCAGAACGAGGAAATATACTGGAAAATGTGGATGAAACAAAGGAAAAGACTGTGATAGCGAAGgagaattcaagaaataataatgagAATACATCACTTCAACCTACACCTACACCTAGTTCCGGCAGTGATAATGCTAACACGCTGGGAGGATTTAAAGttccaaagaaaaaaaatggTACTGAAGGGAAGCAAGGAGGGAGTGGTAATGAAGCATATACAGCGTCACGAATAGTGTCtactgataataataattcagtGGGTGGCACGCCAAAGCTCAATAAGAatataataacaaatttgaataagtCATTAAAAGCCAAGCagaaaatcattaattcaAAGGAACCACATCCAAAAAACTCGACCATAATATcagaaatcattaataattcacCGAAAGCATCATCGTTCCCAAATAACGAAAGCGAGAGCGAAAATAACTCTCACACCGTACTGGGTAATGGAATTTCGAACCCGTCCAATAAtctaaataattcatccaaTATTAATGTCAACGAACAACCTAGCAAGATGAATACCAATAAGGATAAGAGTAAACGGATAGCGAAGCAAAATTCGACGAGAACAGATTTTTTTGCCGCTAAGTTGGCTAGTGCAGTAGACGACGTAGATACTTCAGATAGTGATGAAACGTTTGTTTACGagaataattctaatgaCTATGATAATAACGTATCCCAAAACCCTAATAATCGGATGCCTCTTCCAAATGAAACTGCATCCATCAACGGAAGTATTGTTAATGCTGGAGGTATTGCTACTACTTTGAACAGCCCTCCAATAATGGAAGAAAATTCGGATGGAGGTAATACGCAAGCAGAATCTATACATTCAGCACATTCTTCCAAAATACCCACCATTAgatcaacaaataattccATAGCACCGGCGGATATTAATGCTCAGTCTGATATTCTCAAGTCTAGGCCTCTGCAGCAAAGGACGGGATCGAATTATTCTATCCCACATTTACCCCCAGTGatacaaaataatgaagatagATTACATCATTCAGATACAACCACAGGCAAACATAATACCATAGCATCCAACCATTCCCCTGCAAGTCCGTATGTATTGCCAAGCAAATCTCCCTCAAATCAAGGTCTTGCTGGGGCTGAAAGACCTTGTAATTACCATAGAAGCAATAGTCAACAAGCCAATACTGCGGCAGCAAGTATCAACGATGGTTATAACGAAGATGGCTATTCATAtgatgaagttgatgatACAGATATAATTGATGACGACTATGcagatgatgaatattattCGTCCCAAAGAGTCAACGATGCTTCACAAAATAATACTTTGACTGGGTTCAATCATAATATAAATGCAAACGAAAATGGCAAGGAAGATGCTGGAAATAACAGCAAACCTAATGTGAATTCGTCACTTACCAGCAAAGTTACATCaaaaaagaatttcaaatcGTCTACTTCGTCCTCTAAGTTAAGATCAACAACTTCCAAGCTCTTTGATAAAAAAGGATCACAGCCAAGACGTTATAGCATAATACctgatgatattgatattgaagattttgatgatgaattaatttattacgACAACAACATTCGATTTCCGTATAACAACTCCAATCAATCAAACCTTACGAACAATGTAaattttaatgattcaGTGCCATCAATCAATCATAATCATAGAATTCCACACTATAGatctttgaatttaaacTTTCTGGgtaaaagaaataataatcttAAAAATAAGAGGTATTTATCAGCGGGACAACCCATTGAACCAAACAATAACAACGATACCGATACTCCCCCGAATACTTCTCATACTAAACACTTGAATAGTGACATCTTTCCATTTCCTTATCCTGAACCCCATCAAAAGTATTATTGTGATATagatgaatatgatgaagaGTCACCTTTGAACGGTGGATTTcatgatgaagaagcaCAATTTCGTTCACCAAACTCAAGAAATGTTTCAGGTCGTTCAAAACATCCATACTTATCTGCAAGTAATGGCCACTTTTTATTACCTAGAAAAAAGTCTAACCAAACACTTAAAAGCCAAAgagtaaattatattaaaaagTTTATTTATACGCTAATAAGTATCAGCTGTATATTATCGGTAGGATTTATAATGGGATTTTTACTCGCAACTACGAAAGAGTTAACCAACGTATCTATCAACAGTTTTGAAAATCCTATCGTTTCCCAGGATGAATtacttttcaatataatagtGGAAGCTTTTAATCCTGGATGGTTCACTGTATctattgatgaagttgaattAGATATTTTCGCAAAAAGTGGCTATTTATCAGAGAGTATGGATTCTACAGATATTGGTTTGGAGGGGTTAGAGAAAACAAATACTGTCGAGACTGTATTATTGGGAACGGTTACTAACCTTGAATCTCCTATGACTTTCGCAGGTGGTTTCTTTACGAGAGAATTTACAAGTCAAAATGGTGagattaaattattgagaCCTGGTAGAAATTTGACTAGTTTGGAGTTTGACAAAAACAGGAATGAATCTGAGCCTGATAATTCTGACAAATGGGAAATAATTGCGAAGAATCCATTCGACTTGATTGTCAGGGgaattttaaaatataactTACCAATGAGTAAAGTAACTAAATCTGTCGTGGTCAGTAAAGTAGGCTATATTGATCCAAATCAAGATAGTCTCTAA